A stretch of Suncus etruscus isolate mSunEtr1 chromosome 9, mSunEtr1.pri.cur, whole genome shotgun sequence DNA encodes these proteins:
- the HNRNPUL2 gene encoding heterogeneous nuclear ribonucleoprotein U-like protein 2 codes for MEVKRLKVTELRSELQRRGLDSRGLKMDLAQRLQEALDAEMLEDEAGGGGAGAGPGGACKAEPRPVAASGGGGGGPGGDEEMEDEDDDEEDDEDEEALLEDEDDELPAPAPQAHAQAPGLAAQPPPPEPPEAAAAAALERAQAQPEALGQPVHAEEDDEEEQEQACKAPEAGGVNGGEEQGAGKGEDDEPEERSGDETAGSEAPGEKAAEEAGDDQDSEKSKPAGSDGERRGVKRQRDEKDEHGRAYYEFREEAYHSRSKSPPPPEEEAKDEEEDQTLVNLDTYTSDLHFQVSKDRYGGQPLFSEKFPTLWSGARSTYGVTKGKVCFEAKVTQNLPMKEGCTEVSLLRVGWSVDFSRPQLGEDEFSYGFDGRGLKAENGQFEEFGQTFGENDVIGCFANFETEEVELSFSKNGEDLGVAFRINKESLADRALLPHVLCKNCVVELNFGQKEAPFFPPPEEFVFIHAVPVEERVRTAVPPKTIEECEVILMVGLPGSGKTQWALKYAKENPEKRYNVLGAETVLNQMRMKGLEEPEMDPKSRDLLVQQASQCLSKLVQIASRTKRNFILDQCNVYNSGQRRKLLLFKTFTRKVVVVVPNEEDWKKRLELRKEVEGDDVPESIMLEMKANFSLPEKCDYMDEVTYGELEKEEAQPIVTKYKEEARKLLPPSEKRTNRRNNRNKRNRQNRSRGQSYVGGQRRGYDRAYGQQYWGQSANRGGYRNFYDRYRGDYERFYSRDYEYNRYRDYYRQYNRDWQNYYYHHPQDRDRYYRNYYGYQGYR; via the exons atgGAGGTGAAGCGTCTGAAAGTGACCGAGCTGCGTTCGGAGCTGCAGCGGCGCGGCCTGGACTCGCGCGGCCTCAAGATGGACCTGGCGCAGCGGCTGCAGGAGGCGCTGGACGCCGAGATGCTGGAGGACGaggcgggcggcggcggggccggggccgggcccGGCGGGGCCTGCAAGGCGGAGCCCAGGCCTGTGGCCGCgtcgggcggcggcggcggcggcccggGCGGGGACGAGGAGATGGAGGACGAGGACGACGACGAGGAGGACGACGAGGACGAGGAGGCGCTGCTGGAGGACGAGGACGACGAGCTGCCGGCGCCTGCACCCCAGGCTCATGCCCAGGCTCCGGGCCTGGCTGCGCAGCCGCCGCCGCCCGAGCCCCCGGAGGCGGCTGCAGCTGCAGCCCTGGAGCGAGCCCAGGCCCAGCCCGAGGCCCTCGGGCAGCCCGTGCACGCGGAGGAAGACGACgaggaggagcaggagcaggCCTGCAAGGCCCCCGAGGCAGGTGGCGTCAACGGCGGCGAGGAGCAGGGCGCCGGCAAAGGGGAAGACGACGAGCCCGAGGAGCGCAGCGGGGACGAGACGGCCGGCTCCGAGGCGCCGGGGGAGAAGGCGGCGGAGGAAGCGG GAGATGACCAAGATAGTGAAAAGTCAAAACCAGCAGGCTCAGATGGTGAGCGGCGGGGGGTAAAGAGACAGCGGGATGAGAAGGATGAACATGGCCGAGCTTACTATGAATTCCGAGAGGAGGCTTACCACAGCCG CTCAAAGTCTCCACCTCCCCCTGAAGAAGAAGCAAAAGATGAAGAGGAAGATCAAACGCTTGTGAACCTGGACACAT atacCTCGGATCTCCATTTCCAAGTGAGCAAAGACCGTTATGGAGGGCAGCCACTTTTCTCAGAGAAATTTCCCACTCTTTGGTCTGGGGCAAGGAGTACTTACGGAGTGACAAAGGGGAAAGTCTGCTTTGAGGCCAAG GTAACTCAGAATCTCCCGATGAAGGAAGGCTGCACAGAGGTTTCTCTTCTTCGAGTTGGTTGGTCTGTTGATTTTTCTCGCCCTCAGCTag GTGAGGATGAATTCTCTTATGGTTTTGATGGACGAGGACTCAAGGCAGAGAATGGGCAGTTTGAAGAGTTTGGCCAGACTTTCGGAGAGAATGATGTCATTGGCTGCTTTGCT AATTTTGAGACAGAAGAAGTAGAACTTTCCTTCTCCAAGAATGGAGAAGATCTTGGTGTCGCATTCCGGATCAACAAGGAATCCCTGGCAGACCGTGCCCTTCTACCCCATGTCCTCTGCAAAAATTGTGTTGTGGAGTTAAATTTTGGCCAGAAGGAGGCACCCTTCTTCCCACCCCCAGAAGAGTTTGTGTTCATCCATGCTGTGCCTGTGGAGGAGCGTGTGCGCACTGCAGTCCCTCCTAAGACCATAGAGGAGTGTGAG GTAATTCTGATGGTGGGGCTTCCTGGATCGGGAAAGACCCAGTGGGCACTGAAATATGCAAAAGAAAACCCCGAGAAAAGATACAATGTCCTGGGAGCTGAGACTGTGCTCAATCAGATGCGG ATGAAGGGCCTCGAGGAGCCAGAGATGGATCCCAAAAGCCGAGACCTTTTAGTTCAGCAAGCTTCCCAGTGCCTTAGTAAGCTGGTCCAGATTGCTTCCCGGACAAAGAGGAACTTCATTCTTGATCAG TGTAATGTGTACAACTCTGGGCAGCGGCGGAAGCTGTTGCTGTTCAAAACTTTCACACGgaaggtggtggtggttgttCCTAATGAGGAAGATTGGAAGAAGAGGCTGGAATTACGGAAGGAAGTGGAGGGAGATGATGTGCCTGAGTCGATAATGCTGGAGATGAAAG CCAACTTCTCTCTGCCTGAGAAATGCGACTACATGGATGAGGTGACATATGGGGAGCTTGAGAAGGAGGAAGCGCAGCCCATTGTCACCAAGTACAAGGAGGAGGCCAGAAAGCTCCTGCCGCCCTCTGAGAAGCGGACAAACCGCCGGAACAATCGCAACAAACGCAACCGGCAGAACCGAAGCCGAGGCCAAAGCTATG tGGGCGGGCAGCGCCGAGGCTACGACCGGGCCTACGGGCAGCAGTACTGGGGGCAGTCTGCAaacagaggg GGCTATCGTAATTTCTATGACCGATACCGGGGAGACTACGAACGGTTCTACAGCCGCGACTACGAGTACAACAGATACAGAGACTATTACAGACAGTACAATCGGGAT TGGCAGAATTACTACTACCACCACCCCCAGGACAGAGACCGATACTACCGGAACTACTACGGTTACCAAGGGTATCGGTGA